The proteins below come from a single Stutzerimonas stutzeri RCH2 genomic window:
- a CDS encoding methyl-accepting chemotaxis protein, whose product MNLLRNVPISKRLWLIPVVAVVMLFILGLLMIQQVRSDLYRGKQESTRHVVEAASGVFEHYRKLELSGAMTTAEAQKAAIEQIRLLRYDGQDYYWINDLGPTMIMHPMQPKLDGQDLSKIKDPEGKELFNEMVRIAQRDGAGLVDYMWAKPGEENPVPKISYVQLFKPWGWIIGSGIYVDDVEQEFWNYLTRFSLIGLLISAIMAVLVAILIRSIVRPLRHTMAAMANIASGEADLTRTLDVSGNDELTTLGRDFNRFTQKLRTVVGQLFETAGALDQSSRSLSQLSGQAHEQSQQQMLQMEQVATAINEVTYAVQEVAKNAEHASSEVGSAENQAGQGQRNIETSLQQIDELSATIGQAVDVIQSLADETTKIGSVLEVIGSIAEQTNLLALNAAIEAARAGEQGRGFAVVADEVRLLAQRTQQSTAEIHGMIERLQKNSGAAVNVIMESNRASQLTVEQASQAGESLGEIAQALRNLSGLNASIASATLQQSHVVEDINQNVTQAAGLAQESTLAAEQSSEAGKQLGELAGQLNRLLSQFRV is encoded by the coding sequence ATGAATCTGCTGCGCAATGTTCCCATAAGCAAGCGCCTCTGGCTGATCCCCGTGGTCGCCGTGGTCATGCTGTTCATCCTTGGCCTGCTGATGATCCAGCAGGTGCGCTCCGACTTGTATCGTGGCAAGCAGGAGTCCACAAGGCATGTGGTGGAAGCGGCCTCCGGCGTGTTCGAGCACTACCGCAAGCTCGAACTGAGTGGGGCCATGACGACTGCCGAAGCCCAAAAGGCAGCCATCGAACAGATCCGCCTGCTGCGCTACGACGGTCAGGACTACTACTGGATCAACGATCTCGGCCCGACCATGATCATGCACCCGATGCAGCCGAAGCTCGATGGACAGGATCTGTCGAAGATCAAGGACCCCGAAGGCAAGGAACTCTTCAACGAGATGGTCCGGATCGCCCAGCGCGACGGCGCCGGACTGGTCGATTACATGTGGGCCAAGCCCGGCGAGGAGAACCCGGTCCCGAAGATCTCCTATGTGCAGCTGTTCAAGCCGTGGGGCTGGATCATCGGTTCGGGCATCTATGTGGATGATGTCGAGCAGGAATTCTGGAACTACCTGACCCGCTTCTCCCTGATCGGCCTGCTGATCTCGGCAATCATGGCCGTCCTGGTGGCGATTCTGATCCGCAGCATTGTCCGTCCGCTTCGTCACACGATGGCGGCCATGGCCAACATCGCCAGCGGTGAAGCCGACCTGACCCGCACCCTGGACGTTTCCGGCAACGACGAGCTGACCACCCTTGGTCGTGATTTCAATCGATTCACGCAGAAGCTGCGCACCGTAGTCGGCCAGCTGTTCGAGACTGCAGGGGCACTGGACCAATCCTCCCGTTCGCTCAGCCAGCTGTCCGGCCAGGCGCACGAGCAGAGTCAGCAGCAGATGCTGCAGATGGAGCAGGTGGCGACAGCGATCAATGAAGTTACCTACGCCGTACAGGAAGTGGCGAAGAATGCGGAACATGCCTCCAGCGAAGTAGGCAGCGCCGAGAATCAGGCGGGCCAGGGCCAGCGCAACATCGAGACAAGCCTGCAGCAGATCGATGAGCTTTCGGCAACCATCGGCCAGGCAGTTGACGTCATCCAGTCGCTGGCTGACGAAACGACCAAGATCGGCTCGGTACTCGAGGTCATCGGCTCGATTGCGGAACAGACGAACCTGCTGGCGCTCAACGCTGCGATCGAAGCCGCCCGCGCTGGCGAGCAGGGCCGTGGTTTCGCCGTCGTCGCCGACGAAGTCCGCCTGCTTGCCCAGCGTACCCAGCAATCGACGGCCGAGATCCACGGCATGATCGAGCGCCTGCAGAAGAACTCAGGGGCTGCGGTCAATGTGATCATGGAAAGCAATCGCGCTTCGCAGCTGACTGTCGAGCAGGCGAGCCAGGCGGGCGAGAGCCTTGGTGAAATTGCTCAGGCCCTGCGCAACCTCTCCGGCTTGAACGCTTCGATTGCCAGCGCAACGCTGCAGCAATCTCACGTGGTTGAAGACATCAACCAGAACGTCACGCAGGCTGCAGGGCTGGCCCAGGAAAGCACGCTGGCTGCCGAGCAATCCAGTGAAGCCGGCAAGCAGCTTGGCGAGCTTGCCGGTCAGCTGAACCGGCTGCTGAGCCAGTTCCGCGTTTGA
- a CDS encoding undecaprenyl-diphosphate phosphatase: MDLWVAIQALILGVVEGITEFLPVSSTGHQIIVADLIGFGGERALAFNIIIQLGAILAVIWEYRRKIIDVVVGLPKERQAQKFTTNLLIAFLPAVVLGVAFADLIHEYLFNPITVATALVIGGIVMLWAERRDHAIRAETVDDMTWTLALKVGFAQCLALVPGTSRSGSTIIGGLLFGLSRKAATEFSFFLAMPTMVGAAVYSGYKYRDLFQPGDFAVFAIGFVTSFIFAMLAVRALLKFIGNHSYAAFAWYRIGFGLLILATWQLGLIDWTSVQA, from the coding sequence ATGGATCTTTGGGTTGCGATTCAGGCGCTGATTCTGGGTGTGGTTGAGGGTATAACCGAGTTTCTGCCGGTATCCAGCACGGGCCACCAGATCATCGTGGCGGATCTGATCGGTTTCGGCGGCGAGCGGGCGCTGGCCTTTAACATCATCATCCAGCTGGGTGCGATTCTCGCGGTGATCTGGGAGTACCGGCGCAAGATCATCGATGTGGTAGTAGGTCTGCCTAAGGAACGTCAGGCGCAGAAGTTCACCACCAACTTGCTGATTGCCTTCCTTCCAGCCGTGGTGCTCGGCGTCGCCTTTGCCGATCTGATTCACGAGTATCTGTTCAATCCGATCACCGTGGCTACCGCACTGGTCATCGGTGGCATCGTGATGCTCTGGGCCGAGCGCCGCGATCATGCGATTCGCGCCGAGACTGTCGATGACATGACCTGGACGCTGGCCTTGAAGGTGGGCTTCGCCCAGTGTCTGGCGCTGGTGCCGGGCACCTCGCGGTCGGGCTCGACCATCATCGGCGGGCTGCTGTTCGGGCTGTCGCGCAAGGCCGCCACCGAGTTCTCGTTCTTCCTGGCGATGCCCACCATGGTCGGCGCTGCGGTCTATTCCGGTTACAAGTACCGCGATCTGTTCCAGCCCGGCGACTTCGCCGTGTTCGCCATCGGCTTCGTGACTTCGTTCATCTTCGCGATGCTCGCGGTGCGGGCGTTGCTCAAGTTCATCGGCAACCACAGCTATGCGGCATTTGCCTGGTACCGGATCGGCTTCGGTCTGCTGATTCTGGCCACCTGGCAGCTCGGGCTGATTGACTGGACCAGCGTCCAGGCCTGA
- a CDS encoding alpha/beta fold hydrolase, with translation MTATADHFQLDLNGISLSLYCFGPEEGRPVWLLHGFPECWHSWRNQIDPLVAAGYRVFVPEMRGYGNSSAPAEVTAYDVLTLCGDIRAAMDHFGHGQVAVVGHDWGAMVSWYLALLEPERVAALVTMSVPFAGRPRRPAIEIMRETSAGRFNYILYFQEPGRAERELDVDVDRTLRLLMYYQGRNLLLQDKPADGTLFEDDMQAGPLPQWCTEEDLSIYRRTFAGHGFRGALNWYRNFERNWQLTEPLQGQKIVQPTMFLIGNHDPVAELEAYTLKKMPDWVPDLEQRVLAPCGHWIQNEQAGRVNELLLGFLARRYPG, from the coding sequence ATGACCGCGACCGCCGACCATTTCCAGCTCGACCTCAACGGCATTTCCCTCAGCCTGTATTGCTTCGGCCCCGAAGAGGGCCGGCCGGTATGGCTGCTGCACGGGTTTCCCGAGTGCTGGCATTCCTGGCGTAATCAGATTGATCCTCTGGTGGCGGCTGGGTACCGCGTGTTCGTTCCCGAGATGCGCGGCTACGGAAATAGCAGCGCACCGGCTGAGGTGACGGCCTATGACGTGCTGACGCTGTGTGGTGATATTCGGGCGGCCATGGATCACTTCGGTCACGGGCAGGTGGCGGTGGTCGGCCACGACTGGGGGGCGATGGTCTCTTGGTATCTGGCATTGCTCGAGCCCGAACGAGTCGCCGCGCTGGTCACCATGTCGGTGCCTTTCGCCGGCCGGCCGCGACGGCCCGCCATCGAGATCATGCGCGAAACCAGCGCTGGCCGATTCAACTACATCCTCTATTTCCAGGAGCCTGGGCGCGCTGAGCGAGAGTTGGATGTGGACGTCGATCGGACTCTGCGCCTGCTCATGTACTACCAGGGGCGAAACCTGCTGCTGCAGGACAAGCCCGCCGACGGCACGCTATTCGAAGACGACATGCAGGCGGGGCCGCTGCCGCAATGGTGTACGGAAGAGGATCTGTCCATATACCGGCGGACCTTCGCCGGGCACGGCTTTCGCGGTGCGCTGAACTGGTACCGCAACTTCGAGCGCAACTGGCAGCTGACCGAGCCGCTGCAGGGACAGAAGATCGTCCAACCGACGATGTTCCTGATCGGCAATCATGACCCGGTTGCCGAACTGGAGGCTTACACGCTGAAGAAGATGCCGGACTGGGTACCGGACCTGGAGCAGCGCGTACTGGCGCCGTGCGGTCACTGGATTCAGAACGAGCAGGCAGGGCGGGTAAACGAGCTGCTGCTGGGCTTTCTAGCGCGGCGTTATCCTGGCTGA